In Vanrija pseudolonga chromosome 4, complete sequence, a single window of DNA contains:
- the mtr_11 gene encoding N amino acid transport system protein, whose protein sequence is MAAAANEHNQAYAYAADRASAEKGTGSDTDADSRTNVFAALVAEEADHDIKYRTLSWRKATLLLFGEYVCLAILALPWSFSVLGWVTGLIVQIGIGLITWYTSYVLWQYQMRHPDCRDICDIAAKLFPRFGRLAYEATAVMLLLNNLFVVGFHVFTGAKILNTLDDSKMCNVVFQVVSAIIGIIVSLPRTLNHVSLMSVVSASCMGIAILLSLVYVGIEPHPGVGYGKHGVYPGLGEVKTYAGIPGGSVSFVDGVNAMLNITFLWIGQILYPSFIAEMREPRDFPKALAALTLLEMILFTVVSVVGYRYLGQYATAPMMGSLANTKYKKSAFAFVLVPTVVIGAIYSNVAAKYVYNRIIGPNSRHTHSHTLVGWGTWVGIVVAIWAIGFVLGNVIPSMGDFLSIMSGAFDSFFGFFFWAVAYYHLNRGSLFSSVSKTAQSILNVFIFAIGLFMLGPGLYTSVKAIILDYAGPTRKPFSCTPVAI, encoded by the exons atggcggcagcagcg AACGAGCATAACCAAGCCTACGCGTACGCCGCGGACCGCGCGTCCGCCGAGAAGGGCACCGGCAGCGACACGGACGCCGACTCCCGCACCAACGTcttcgcggcgctcgtcgcaGAGGAGGCCGACCACGACATCAAGTACCGCACCCTGTCGTGGCGGAAGgccacgctgctgctgtttgGCGAGTATGTGtgcctcgccatcctcgcgctgccgTGGAGCTTTAGCGTGCTCGGCTGGGTCACGGGGTTGATCGTGCAGATTGGTATCGGGCTCATTACGTGGT ACACATCCTACGTCCTCTGGCAGTACCAGATGCGCCACCCCGACTGCCGCGACATTTGCGATATCGCCGCCAAGCTCTTCCCGCGCTTCGGCCGGCTGGCGTacgaggcgacggcggtcatgctgctgctgaacAACCTGTTCGTGGTGGGCTTCCATGTGTTTACGGGTGCCAAGA TCCTCAACACCCTCGACGACTCAAAGATGTGCAACGTCGTCTTCCAGGTCGTCTCAGCAATTATCGGCATCATTGtctccctcccccgcacGCTCAACCACGTCTCCCTCATGTCCGTCGTCAGCGCATCCTGCATGGGCATCGCCATCCTCCTCTCGCTCGTGTATGTCGGCATCGAGCCCCACCCGGGCGTAGGCTACGGCAAGCACGGCGTGTaccccggcctcggcgaggtcaagACGTACGCCGGCATTCCGGGCGGCAGCGTCAGCTTTGTCGACGGCGTGAATGCTATGCTTAACATTACCTTCTTGTGGATTGGGCAGATCCTC tACCCCTCCTTCATCGCCGAGatgcgcgagccgcgcgacTTCCCCAAGGCCCTCGCAGCGCTCACGCTCCTCGAGATGATCCTCTTCACGGTCGTCAGCGTGGTCGGATACCGCTACCTGGGGCAGTACGCCACCGCGCCCATGATGGGCTCGCTCGCAAACACAAAGTACAAGAAGAGCGCGTTCGCCTTTGTGCTCGTCCCGACCGTCGTCATTGGCGCAATCTACTCCAACGTCGCGGCAAAGTACGTGTACAACCGCATCATCGGGCCCAACTCGCGCCACACGCACTCGCACACGCTCGTCGGGTGGGGCACGTGGGTCGGTATCGTCGTGGCTATCTGGGCTATTGGCTTCGTGCTGGGCAA CGTCATCCCCTCCATGGGCGACTTCCTCTCCATCATGTCGGGCGCGTTCGACTCGTTCTtcggcttcttcttctgggCCGTCGCATACTACCACCTCAACCGCGGCAGCCTGTTCTCGAGCGTCTCCAAGACCGCCCAGTCCATCCTCAACGTCTTCATCTTCGCCATCGGCCTCTTCATGCTCGGCCCAGGCCTGTACACGTCCGTCAAGGCCATCATCCTCGACTATGCCGGCCCGACCCGCAAGCCGTTCAGCTGTACCCCTGTGGCGATCTAG
- the AVT1_0 gene encoding Vacuolar amino acid transporter 1, which produces MAHKSAPIATPTAEPSNPLNAAGSRGRRRGGGGRGSVVRSSLELVFSYSRSQQRFNGGLPSAPSFVEYEWGAQDGGETDTELDESRPPSEYDAEQGYGSGYGSGDERTEADAESTAGDAFFPGDPVAAARRSSAESPLPTVAESHEESTSPTSGPSTADPTPRTTPLALPGKRGGILSFFSSTPPATVPLSTSISNSSSGSQTTPRPPVRLLPDVDGPPGYNGGVGPRTLSGASRKRPSLIPPDAMESSDDGGLSSPQSRKVSIATERTPLLGPDGSRRKSWAPDRLMPPGESPQRSVSLSQQRRVSKAKVAPPRGESTDGQALFNAVAVLVGIGLLSMPLAFSYAGWVWGTVMIIGFTWITCHTAKLLAKLMFSDASLEGYTDIGRKAFGGWAGNTINLLFCLELFTFGVAMTVLFGDSLNVVIPKLTPNEGKLLGFFLVLPTVFMPLRMLSIPSILSTMATVLLVGIILFDGFYKAEAPGSIREPMPTHWGPETTNMNWLGGVGLILAGFGGHSVFPSIARDMKHPESADRVFNIAFYTAGAISFISGAAGYLMIGDRVSDEITREMMDPRFGYPVLINIAAVWMIVVNPLTKFALCSRPLNVAIEGFLGWAPSLAPTTPPTPPPRARRQSVVDHLASTISISVSGAGASDYLSTDDSHIPHNNNLPKSPLTTTFAADPEFLARETKKGTMRIISRTIITALTVAVAIALPGFGRVMAFIGSFSAFLICIVLPLSFYLRLQSRIPGDNEDTLSNRIWHMIHIILLIGSVILMCMGTLGTTPQCAARTPIALPNLASPAPEPPISAPDTPLPLHLPRSINPRRALLLLSIPQPPSTWPSHLDTLSPLLQHCSLKLKKAGVAVNAVYDGTGTAPFPAFGAEEVYPAHLLYADGRAFAFEHFSTDTLKTAAWTEAMAYEPAFSAVPNSLAHDGDAEVLVCTHASRDCRCGDAGLPLLHALRDAATARGLHLPVREVAHVGGHKYAANAVLLPSLDMLSNLTSADAGALLDFVQAKRAPGTMWEHWRGRFGLSEAQQAEVWASVSGPSITPAPESEGEKVRLRFRTFEGELREVQAPLGESLLSVGKANDLPALEGTCGGNLECATCHLYLRPNPRPAPVPEPSDDELDMLGYALSYKDGESRLGCQVKVTPELAKWVEEGGVIDLPRF; this is translated from the exons atGGCACACAAGTCGGCCCCCATCGCAACCCCCACTGCCGAGCCATCAAACCCACTCAATGCCGCTGGCTCCCGAGGCCGCAGGCGTgggggcggtggccgcggcagCGTGGTGAGGAgctcgctcgagctcgtcttcAGCT actcgcgctcgcagcaACGCTTCAACGGAGGCCttccctcggcgccctcgttTGTAGAGTACGAGTGGGGAGCgcaggacggcggcgagacggacacggagctcgacgagtcgCGCCCTCCCTCCGAGTATGACGCTGAGCAGGGCTACGGCTCGGGCTACGGGTCAGGCGACGAGCGGAccgaggcggacgccgagtcgacggcCGGCGACGCCTTCTTCCCCGGCGACccggtcgccgcggcgcggagaTCCTCCGCCGAGAGCCCGCTCCCCACTGTCGCCGAGTCGCACGAGgagtcgacgtcgccgacgagcgggccgtcgacggccgaTCCGACGCCACGGACCACGCCCCTCGCGCTGCCGGGTAAGCGCGGGGGTATCCTCTCCTTCttcagctcgacgccgccggcgaccgtGCCGCTCAGCACGTCGATCAGcaactcgtcgagcgggagccagacgacgccgcgcccgcccgtACGCCTCCTGCCGGACGTGGACGGGCCGCCAGGGTACAACGGTGGCGTCGGGCCGCGGACGCTGTCCGGCGCGAGCAGGAAGCGGCCGAGCCTCATCCCCCCCGACGCGATGgagagcagcgacgacggcggcctgtCCTCGCCCCAGTCGCGCAAGGTGTCGATCGCGACCGAGCGTACCCCGCTGCTCGGGCCAGACGGCTCGCGCCGCAAGTCGTGGGCGCCGGACCGCCTCATGCCCCCTGGAGAGtcgccgcagcgcagcgtGTCCCTCtcgcagcagcgccgcgtcTCCAAGGCCAAAGTCGCGCCTCCGAGGGGAGAGAGCACGGACGGACAGGCG CTCTTCAACGCTGTCGCAGTTCTCGTCGGTATCGGCCTCCTGTCAATGCCGCTTGCGTTCTCGTACGCCGGCTGGGTCTGGGGCACGGTCATGATTATTGGCTTTACGTGGATCACCTGCCATAC CGCAAAGCTTCTCGCCAAGCTCATGTTCTCGGACGCGAGCCTCGAAGGCTATACTGACATTGGACGCAAGGCGTTCGGCGGCTGGGCTGGTAACACGATCAACCTGCTGTTCTGCCTCGAGCTCTTCACCTTTGG CGTCGCCATGACTGTGCTCTTTGGCGACTCGCTCAACGTCGTCATCCCCAAGCTGACGCCGAACGAGGGCAAATTGCTCGGCTTCTTCCTGGTCCTGCCCACCGTCTTCATGCCCCTCCGCATGCTCTCCATCCCCTCGATTCTGTCGACAATGGCGActgtgctcctcgtcggcatcatcCTGTTCGACGGCTTCTACAAGGCCGAGGCACCTGGCTCAATCCGCGAGCCCATGCCGACGCACTGGGGGCCCGAGACGACCAACATGAACTGGCTGGGCGGTGTGGGTCTGATCCTTgccggctttggcggccACTCGGTCTTCCCCAGCATAGCCCGTGACATGAAGCATCCCGAGTCGGCTGACCGCGTCTTCAACATTGCATTC TACACCGCCGGTGCCATTTCCTTCAtctctggcgccgccggctaCCTCATGATCGGCGACCGCGTCTCGGACGAAATCACGCGCGAGATGATGGACCCTCGCTTCGGCTACCCCGTGCTCATCAACATTGCCGCAGTGTGGATGATTGTGGTCAACCCGCTCACCAAGTTTGCACTTTGCTCGCGTCCTCTGAACGTTGCGATCGAGGGCTTCCTGGGTTGGGCACCGTCCCTCGCGCCCACCACTCCCCCGActcctccgcctcgtgcgcgtcgccagTCGGTCGTCGACCACTTAGCCTCGACAATTAGCATCTCGGTGTCGGGCGCCGGTGCGTCCGACTACCTGTCCACCGACGACAGCCACATTCctcacaacaacaacctgCCCAAGTCGCCCCTGACGACGACCTTTGCGGCTGACCCCGAGTTCCTCGCTCGCGAGACGAAGAAGGGCACGATGCGTATCATCAGCCGCACCATCATCACGGCGTTGACGGTGGCGGTTGCGATTGCGCTCCCCGGCTTTGGCCGTGTCATGGCATTCATCGGTTCCTTCTCGGCCTTTTTAATCTGCATTGTGCTTCCA CTCTCATTCTACCTCCGCCTGCAGTCGCGCATCCCcggcgacaacgaggacACGCTGTCGAACCGTATCTGGCACATGATCCACATTATCCTGCTTATCGGAAGTGTGATTCTCATGTGCATGGGGACA ctcggcacgACCCCGCAATGCGCGGCACGCACGCCCATCGCGCTTCCcaacctcgcctcgcccgcccccgaGCCCCCCATATCAGCACCAgacacccccctccccctgcaTCTGCCCCGCTCCATAAAcccacgacgcgcgctcctcctcctctcgaTCCCCCAGCCGCCCTCTACCTGGCCATCCCACCTCGACACGCTGagccccctcctccagcaCTGCTCCTTgaagctcaagaaggccggGGTCGCAGTCAACGCGGTGTACGACGGCACTGGGACTGCCCCGTTCCCTGCGTTCGGGGCGGAGGAGGTATACCCTGCGCACCTGCTGTACGCCGACGGGCGGGCGTTCGCCTTTGAGCACTTCTCGACCGACACGCTCAAGACCGCCGCGTGGACCGAGGCGATGGCGTACGAGCCGGCGTTTTCCGCCGTGCCCAACTCGCTGGCGCACGAcggggacgccgaggtgctggTATGCACCCACGCCTCGCGCGACTGTCGgtgcggcgacgccggcctgcCGCTGCTACATGCGCTGCGCGATGCCGCCACGGCCCGCGGGCTACATCTGCCGGTACGCGAGGTCGCCCATGTCGGCGGGCACAAGTACGCGGCCAACGCGGTGCTCCTGCCGTCGCTGGACATGCTGTCGAACCTGACGTCTGCCGATGCCGGCGCCCTGCTGGACTTTGTGCAGGCCAAGCGCGCGCCCGGGACAATGTGGGAGCACTGGCGCGGCCGGTTCGGCCTGAgcgaggcgcagcaggccgaggtgTGGGCCAGCGTGTCGGGGCCCTCGatcacgccggcgccggagAGCGAGGGGGAGAAGGTCCGCCTCAGGTTCCGCAcgttcgagggcgagctgcgcgaggtgcAGGCGCCGCTTGGCGAGAGCCTGCTGAGCGTCGGTAAGGCGAATGACTtgcccgcgctcgagggcacgTGTGGCGGGAATCTTg AATGCGCAACATGCCACCTGTACCTCCGGCCCAacccgcgccccgcgcccgtcCCCGAACCGtcagacgacgagctcgacatgCTCGGCTACGCTTTGAGCtacaaggacggcgagagccGCCTGGGGTGCCAGGTGAAGGTcacgcccgagctcgccaagtgGGTTGAGGAGGGGGGTGTTATCGACCTCCCGAGGTTCTAG
- the Polr2d gene encoding DNA-directed RNA polymerase II subunit RPB4, with the protein MVDESKPTAAQLAGTSSSARPSTRGPLHRRGAAQEEDATKLQFGDFGDGEALTIGEVQHLLQISRDGPNIPPPPDNKVYKSTVDYVNEFANADSNVTGSMRAALTARPGFLNQFEVAQIMYLRPPSVDVAVALIPSLERYNQEDEHTEILQQLLDDVRGFARYGGVV; encoded by the exons ATGGTCGACGAGTCAAAGCCCACAGCGGCGCAGTTAGCcggcacgtcgtcctcggcacgaCCATCAACCCGCGGACCCCTCCACCGGCGCGGAGCG gcGCAAGAGGAAGACGCGACCAAGCTGCAGTTCGGCG ACTTTGGCGACGGCGAAGCCCTCACCATTGGCGAGGTGCAGCACCTCCTCCAGATCTCGCGCGACGGGCCAAACatccccccgccgcctgaTAACAA GGTGTACAAGTCGACGGTCGACTACGTCAACGAGTTTGCGAACGCCGACAGTAACGTGACGGGGAGCATGCGCGC CGCCCTCACCGCCCGCCCGGGCTTCCTGAACCAGTTCGAGGTAGCGCAGATCATGTACCTCCGTCCCCCGTCGGTCGATGTGGCCGTTGCGCTGATCCCAAG CCTCGAACGGTACAAccaggaggacgagcacaCCGAGAtcctgcagcagctgctggacgacgtgcgcggcTTTGCGCGGTACGGCGGGGTGGTGTag
- the Dnmbp gene encoding Dynamin-binding protein encodes MASAPAFNNIAYAPAPLTSMSAPPLSHVGSPVEEGTVRFPTTERPDFPSVYSQESAPPSAPPCSENVWSPPVILDQGSQLHESPIEEDEPLTMLPKSDSLRNSLQWGQKRDSGHLRRGSAAVGSEESHVANMGHTTVDLHGKALPTLPAMSPQSAPRDKDGSIPRTPTTPSRPNADQPATRSPSMPQLPVPRTRARGNTESSPKYMRSQTGPAHLRPGQSGHTRPKSMVFPFFPPSPATSSLSKRAHLIREIANTERAHATDLQLIQQAYVGSYIRPDSHHSIGTNGESSNSSGARVDSQHSQRSSSYGTPGSEDTRRTSAAESSTQRVSGHERKSVHERRSGHERRISGHDLTKAFGGLMSPVFRGNSTPRERGNSDRSIEHTPPTGSMASMDTLYPSGSSTAASSLSINTPAQSSPKTPTQSEAAALLTKMGPPVGRPLQPADLKAVFLNISQLAEASNELADAFERAMGSEEDLLQGSGERGSDHLGEVFSKMLSTLRPLYTYYCARQSTASARLTELMADPATAAHLNDCWLRVKSHTHAWNLDSMLIKPVQRITKYPLLFDDLLSCTSPSHPDYHHIRHAAEGARTLALEIDDAKRRKDVITSVIRKSPSIPSVNKDNKLPGTGGRLLALRRFKKDKSPSMSGTTTPGDSGGIPLDITPYAQSQLKELVNRLEEGEQNVRKVGKEMLEWASATKILLSAEGEVNNDFWKVYSLAGSTPNEHPHVKIEAYHNVQKEILATVWTEMNSEVCNSIMLMLGKLLDATKNPMTVIEKLNRKSSEYARYVAFKQAKKTVDRLLLTEASDYVAIHTQLLEELPDFLDGHQKIFEMAMSAFIMTQARFYEGIRDRVQLFAIQYLTMRPIDSASKQERRVSHARGIHRMFYNENSSAEKSMQRIGCVNGDLSGRPATVHEAKSPGAASNKSELHPLRHTPSTRSIKSTSRESSESSGTGRTRSMSLVQRDDALSRSGSISAGNSSRLLRRPSQLAQRQDSYSESNRSSGAFSLSGGAGNRSTASVPPLDRSRSHSRSDSRLTVLSTDSTEESIGRHSFGLPRIPLEGSGLVFDSFGFSPSKPSTPIYGRHDINGSGQSSPTASTDPALAALGLVNGSNSDVLTITMKHRSQPNQSSPLSTTTTSSASVLSNEPDASTSWQGSKTLYSCQAVADFNPAEHGNKRFQGLQFLSLATGDLVNVYHEVGRVADLRDFPYTSVGVENDGAVVCCAENGAIGVAMCSFLEPLQA; translated from the exons ATGGCGTCAGCTCCAGCGTTCAACAACATTGCCTACGCACCCGCCCCATTGACGTCCATGTCGGCACCACCACTATCTCATGTCGGCTCACCCGTTGAAGAAGGCACAGTACGGTTCCCCACGACGGAACGCCCAGACTTCCCTTCAGTCTACAGCCAGGAGTCGGCACCCCCTTCTGCACCGCCGTGCTCTGAGAATGTATGGTCA CCCCCCGTCATTCTGGATCAAGGTTCCCAGCTTCACGAAAGCCCCATCGAAGAGGACGAGCCCTTGACCATGCTTCCAAAGAGCGACAGCTTGAGAAACAGTTTACAGTGGGGCCAGAAGCGCGACTCGGGCCACTTGCGCCGTGGTTCGGCGGCAGTCGGCTCTGAAGAA AGCCATGTTGCCAACATGGGCCACACGACCGTGGACCTGCACGGCAAGGCCCTGCCCACGCTCCCCGCGATGTCACCACAGTCGGCGCCCAGAGACAAGGACGGTTCGATCCCTCGCACACCGACAACACCGAGTCGTCCCAATGccgaccagccagccacCCGCTCGCCTTCGATGCCGCAGTTACCCGTGCCAAGAACAAGAGCAAGAGGCAACACCGAGTCCTCGCCAAAGTACATGAGGTCGCAGACTGGGCCTGCCCACTTGCGGCCTGGCCAGTCGGGTCACACGAGGCCCAAGTCGATGGTCTTCCCCTTCTTCCCGCCATCGCCAGcaacctcgtcgttgtcgaaACGTGCCCATCTCATCCGCGAGATTGCCAACACGGAGCGTGCCCACGCCACTGACCTTCAATTGATCCAGCAAGCGTACGTGGGAAGCTACATTCGGCCTGATTCGCATCATTCCATCGGCACGAACGGTGAATCGAGCAACAGCTCGGGCGCACGCGTCGACTCGCAGCACTCGCAGAGAAGCTCGTCGTACGGCACTCCAGGCAGTGAGGATACGCGCAGAACGAGCGCCGCAGAGAGCAGCACGCAACGCGTTAGCGGGCACGAGAGGAAGAGCGTACATGAGCGCAGGAGTGGCCATGAGCGACGCATCAGCGGTCACGACCTCACCAAGGCGTTTGGTGGCCTCATGTCGCCGGTGTTCAGGGGCAACAGCACTCCTCGGGAGCGTGGCAACTCTGATCGCAGTATCGAGCACACCCCGCCTACGGGCTCGATGGCGTCAATGGACACGCTCTACCcctctggctcgtcgacggcggcttcGAGTCTGTCGATCAACACTCCGGCCCAGTCTTCGCCAAAAACGCCAACCCAGTCGGAAGCAGCAGCCTTGTTGACCAAGATGGGACCGCCGGTCGGTAGGCCACTGCAgcccgccgacctcaaggcggTGTTCCTCAACATCTCGCAGCTGGCTGAGGCCTCGAACGAACTCGCAGACGCATTCGAAAGAGCCATGGGTTCGGAAGAAGACTTGCTGCAGGGATCCGGCGAGCGTGGCTCTGATCACTTGGGAGAAGTCTTCTCCAAGATG CTCTCGACTCTCCGTCCGCTCTACACCTACTACTGTGCCCGCCAGTCAACCGCCAGCGCTCGCCTGACCGAGTTGATGGCCGACCCAGCGACAGCTGCGCACCTCAATGACTGCTGGCTGAGAGTGAAGTCTCACACGCACGCGTGGAACCTCGACTCGATGCTCATCAAGCCTGTGCAGCGCATTACGAAGTACCCGTTACTCTTTGATGATCTGCTGTCgtgcacctcgccctcgcaccCCGACTACCACCACATCCGCCATGCCGCGGAGGGTGCGCGGACTCTGGCGCTCGagatcgacgacgccaaACGCCGAAAGGACGTTATTACCAGTGTGATTCGCAAGTCGCCGTCGATCCCGAGCGTGAACAAGGACAACAAGCTGCCTGGAACCGGTGGCCGTTTGCTCGCCCTGAGGCGGTTCAAGAAGGACAAGTCGCCGTCCATGTCAGGAACGACGACACCGGGAGACTCTGGTGGTATCCCTCTCGACATTACGCCTTACGCCCAGAGCCAGCTCAAAGAGCTCGTCAACAggctcgaggaaggcgagcaAAATGTCAGAAAGGTTGGCAAGGAGATGCTCGAGTGGGCCTCGGCCACCAAGATTCTCCTGTCggctgagggcgaggtcAACAACGACTTCTGGAAGGTGTACTCACTCGCTGGTTCCACTCCAAACGAGCACCCGCATGTCAAGATTGAGGCGTACCACAATGTCCAAAAGGAGATCCTGGCGACGGTGTGGACCGAGATG AACTCTGAGGTCTGCAACTCGATCATGCTCATGCTTGGCAAGCTGTTAGACGCGACCAAGAACCCGATGACCGTCATTGAGAAGCTCAACAGAAAGTCGTCCGAGTACGCGCGTTACGTTGCGTTCAAGCAAGCCAAGAAGACGGTCGACAGGTTACTCCTGACCGAGGCTAGCGACTATGTGGCTATCCACACGCAGcttctcgaggagctgcCCGATTTCCTCGACGGCCACCAGAAGATCTTCGAGATGGCCATGTCGGCCTTCATCATGACCCAGGCTCGCTTCTACGAGGGTATTCGCGACCGCGTCCAATTATTCGCGATCCAGTACCTCACGATGAGGCCAATCGACTCGGCGAGCAAGCAGGAACGGCGCGTGTCGCACGCTCGTGGCATTCACAGAATGTTTTACAACGAGAATTCGTCTGCCGAAAAGTCGATGCAGCGGATCGGCTGTGTCAACGGCGACCTCAGCGGTCGGCCAGCAACTGTCCACGAGGCCAAGTCTCCTGGTGCAGCGAGCAACAAGTCTGAGCTCCACCCGTTACGCCACACGCCGTCGACCCGCTCCATCAAGTCGACCAGCAGAGAGAGTAGCGAGTCGTCTGGCACCGGCCGCACGAGATCCATGTCTTTGGTGCAGAGAGACGATGCGCTGTCACGCAGCGGGTCCATTTCTGCGGGCAACAGCTCTCGCTTGCTGAGAAGACCAAGCCAGCTGGCACAGAGACAGGACAGCTACAGCGAGAGCAACCGCAGCAGTGGTGCCTTCAgcctcagcggcggcgctggcaaCCGATCGACGGCGTCTGTGCCCCCGCTTGATCGCTCCCGTTCGCACTCGCGCTCCGACTCGCGCCTTACCGTCCTGtcgaccgactcgaccgAGGAGAGCATTGGCAGACACTCGTTTGGCCTCCCGCGCATCCCTCTCGAGGGCAGCGGGCTTGTGTTTGACTCTTTCGGCTTCTCTCCATCCAAGCCATCGACACCAATCTACGGCCGCCACGATATCAATGGCTCGGGTCAGTCGTCGCCTACAGCCTCGACGGACCCGGCGCTTGCCGCACTGGGCCTTGTGAACGGCAGCAACTCGGACGTGCTCACGATCACGATGAAGCACCGATCGCAGCCGAACCAGTCGTCGCCactgtcgacgacgaccacttcgtcggcgtcggtgttgTCCAACGAGCCTgacgcgagcacgagctggcAGGGCTCCAAGACGCTGTACAGCTGCCAGGCTGTTGCCGACTTCAATCCCGCCGAACATGGCAACAAGCGCTTCCAGGGTCTCCAGTTCCTTTCTCTCGCCAcgggcgacctcgtcaacgtcTACCACGAGGTCGGGCGCGTTGCCGATCTGCGCGACTTCCCCTACACTTCTGTCGGTGTTGAAAACGATGGTGCGGTGGTCTGCTGTGCCGAGAACGGCGCGATCGGCGTTGCCATGTGCAGCTTCCTCGAGCCGTTGCAGGCGTAG